A stretch of Mucilaginibacter terrae DNA encodes these proteins:
- the metG gene encoding methionine--tRNA ligase: protein MEAQKYKRYTITAALPYANGPKHIGHLAGAYIPADLYARYLRLKKRDVVFVCGSDEHGTAIANQAMKESTTPRAIIDKYHELIKYCFDKLNISFDIYHRTSEPIHHETAQEFFKVMNDAGDFEVKESEQYYDEQAGAFLADRYIIGTCPVCANENAYGDQCEKCGSSLSPDELIDPRSTLSGNKPVKRPTKHWYLPLDKYESWLGEWILKDHAKDWKTNVYGQCKSWIDGGLHPRAVTRDLDWGIKVPVDGADGKVLYVWFDAPIGYISATKQWALDHNKDWKLYWQDNETKLVHFIGKDNIVFHCIVFPAMLKAHGEYILPDNVPANEFMNLEGDKMSTSRGWSIEMHDYLEDFPTKVDELRYYLTAIAPETADSEFTWKDYQARVNNELVAILGNLVNRVMILMHKFFDGKVEDASGQIKLTDAALNEQLGKLYDELEQSFESYKFRQAQQTVMEIARLGNRYLTEQEPWKTIKTNPEGAREALHNCLILIGHIASCLQPFLPGTAQKILTMLNWSADSIYFNEEVVFTNGHQLREASLLFEKIEDELIEKQVQKLISKKQSIELPAVEPVSALIPAKANINYEQFAAMDIRTGTILTAEKVAKTKKLLKLTIDTGLDERTVVSGIAEYFEPEAIIGKQVSILVNLEPREIKGIMSQGMILMAENAEGVLSFVAPTSEGMHNGSVIR from the coding sequence TTGGAAGCTCAAAAATATAAACGATATACCATAACTGCGGCATTACCTTATGCCAACGGCCCAAAACATATTGGTCACCTTGCCGGTGCTTACATTCCGGCCGATTTGTATGCCCGCTACCTGCGCCTTAAAAAGCGCGATGTGGTGTTTGTATGCGGATCAGACGAGCACGGCACTGCCATTGCCAACCAGGCCATGAAAGAAAGTACTACGCCGCGTGCTATCATCGATAAATATCATGAACTTATCAAATACTGCTTCGATAAGCTGAACATTTCGTTCGATATTTATCACCGCACCAGCGAGCCTATTCATCATGAAACCGCCCAGGAGTTTTTTAAGGTGATGAATGATGCCGGCGATTTTGAGGTAAAGGAATCGGAACAATATTATGATGAGCAGGCCGGCGCGTTTTTGGCCGATCGTTACATTATAGGTACCTGCCCGGTGTGTGCCAACGAAAATGCCTACGGCGATCAGTGTGAAAAATGCGGAAGCTCACTGAGCCCTGATGAACTGATCGACCCGCGTTCGACCCTAAGTGGCAATAAGCCCGTTAAGCGCCCAACCAAACACTGGTACCTGCCTTTAGATAAGTATGAAAGCTGGTTGGGTGAGTGGATATTGAAAGACCACGCTAAAGACTGGAAAACCAACGTATACGGACAATGTAAAAGCTGGATAGACGGTGGCTTGCACCCACGCGCAGTAACCCGCGATTTAGACTGGGGTATTAAAGTACCCGTTGATGGTGCCGATGGTAAAGTGCTTTACGTTTGGTTTGATGCACCGATAGGATATATATCGGCCACCAAACAATGGGCTTTAGATCATAATAAAGACTGGAAACTGTACTGGCAGGACAACGAAACCAAGCTGGTGCATTTCATCGGTAAGGATAATATTGTATTCCACTGTATCGTGTTCCCGGCTATGCTAAAGGCACATGGCGAATACATATTGCCTGATAACGTACCGGCCAATGAATTTATGAACCTGGAGGGCGATAAAATGTCGACCAGCCGTGGTTGGAGCATCGAAATGCACGACTACCTGGAAGATTTCCCTACCAAGGTTGACGAGCTGCGCTATTACCTCACCGCTATTGCACCAGAAACTGCCGACAGCGAGTTTACCTGGAAAGACTACCAAGCACGCGTTAATAACGAACTGGTAGCCATATTAGGCAACCTGGTTAACCGGGTAATGATACTGATGCACAAGTTTTTTGATGGTAAAGTTGAAGATGCATCGGGCCAGATTAAACTTACTGATGCTGCACTGAATGAGCAATTAGGCAAGCTTTATGATGAACTGGAGCAAAGTTTTGAGAGCTACAAATTCCGCCAGGCGCAACAAACCGTTATGGAAATTGCCCGCTTGGGTAACCGGTATCTAACCGAGCAGGAACCATGGAAAACCATTAAAACCAACCCGGAAGGCGCTCGTGAAGCCCTGCATAATTGTTTGATATTAATTGGTCATATTGCCAGTTGCTTACAGCCATTTTTACCGGGTACTGCACAAAAGATATTAACCATGCTTAACTGGTCCGCTGATAGCATTTACTTTAATGAGGAAGTGGTATTTACCAACGGTCACCAATTGCGTGAAGCATCGTTACTGTTTGAAAAAATTGAGGACGAGCTGATTGAAAAGCAAGTGCAAAAACTCATCAGCAAAAAGCAGTCGATTGAGTTGCCTGCGGTTGAGCCTGTTTCGGCATTAATTCCGGCTAAGGCTAATATTAATTACGAGCAGTTTGCCGCCATGGATATACGCACCGGCACCATTTTAACTGCCGAAAAGGTTGCCAAAACCAAGAAGCTGTTAAAACTTACCATTGATACTGGTTTGGATGAACGTACGGTGGTATCGGGCATTGCCGAATATTTTGAGCCGGAAGCTATTATTGGCAAACAGGTTAGCATACTGGTAAACCTCGAGCCAAGGGAAATTAAAGGCATCATGTCGCAAGGTATGATACTGATGGCCGAAAATGCCGAAGGTGTACTGAGCTTTGTAGCACCCACGAGTGAGGGCATGCATAATGGTTCGGTAATACGATAA
- a CDS encoding S66 peptidase family protein, with product MSITPPHLQKGDRVAIVCPAKKLPKPMDDAVTLLQSWGLEVVLGQTVTASHNQFAGDDNLRAADLQQYINDDSIKAIFAARGGYGTVRIIDKIDFSRLATHPKWIIGFSDITVLHAHLSRNFGLATIHGQMPINIPDATATSVETLRRALFGEELSYEIEPNPLNRIGEGSGQLIGGNLSILISVLASASDYNYDGKILFIEDVGEYLYSIDRMMYTLKRAGKLKNLAGLIVGGFTDLKDNDIPFGQTAQEIIKAIVEEYDYPVCFGFPAGHVSDNHAILLGKTVWLQVASNEVSVKYK from the coding sequence ATGAGCATAACTCCCCCACACCTGCAAAAAGGCGATCGTGTAGCCATTGTTTGTCCGGCTAAAAAATTGCCTAAACCCATGGATGATGCCGTCACTCTTTTACAATCATGGGGCTTGGAAGTAGTTTTAGGGCAAACCGTAACAGCAAGCCATAACCAGTTTGCCGGCGACGATAACCTCCGCGCTGCCGACCTGCAGCAATATATAAACGATGACAGTATAAAAGCCATTTTTGCTGCCCGTGGGGGCTATGGTACGGTGCGGATTATTGATAAGATAGATTTTAGCCGCTTAGCCACTCATCCAAAATGGATAATAGGTTTTAGTGACATTACCGTGCTGCACGCGCATCTGTCGCGAAACTTTGGATTAGCAACCATACACGGGCAAATGCCTATTAACATTCCCGATGCCACAGCAACCTCAGTTGAAACATTGCGCAGGGCTTTGTTTGGCGAAGAATTAAGCTATGAGATAGAACCCAACCCGCTTAATCGCATTGGTGAAGGTAGCGGCCAACTCATAGGCGGCAACTTGTCTATTCTTATATCGGTGCTGGCATCAGCATCTGATTACAATTATGATGGCAAAATATTATTTATTGAAGATGTAGGCGAATATCTCTACTCGATAGACCGTATGATGTATACCCTTAAACGCGCAGGAAAATTAAAAAATCTGGCAGGTTTAATTGTAGGTGGATTTACCGATTTAAAAGATAACGACATTCCGTTTGGACAAACGGCGCAGGAAATCATCAAGGCTATTGTTGAAGAGTATGATTACCCGGTTTGCTTTGGCTTTCCGGCGGGACATGTGAGTGACAATCACGCGATTTTGTTGGGTAAAACCGTTTGGTTGCAAGTTGCATCTAACGAGGTTTCTGTAAAATATAAGTAA
- a CDS encoding RagB/SusD family nutrient uptake outer membrane protein has product MPDVQALALLNAVRQRSDATTTFAPANNAALADLILTERNIEFLGEGLRGTDLSRLNLPFPARGSITSPTPPASGSYIWPISNSELQYNALIGGSNN; this is encoded by the coding sequence GTGCCCGATGTACAGGCTTTAGCACTGCTTAATGCAGTAAGGCAACGCTCTGACGCAACTACCACTTTTGCGCCAGCTAATAACGCTGCCTTGGCCGATCTGATATTAACCGAAAGAAACATCGAGTTTTTGGGTGAAGGTTTAAGAGGTACTGATCTTTCGCGCCTTAATTTACCTTTTCCTGCACGCGGCTCTATAACGTCTCCTACTCCTCCAGCTTCTGGCTCTTATATCTGGCCAATCTCAAACTCTGAGTTGCAGTATAATGCCTTGATAGGTGGAAGTAATAATTAA
- a CDS encoding RagB/SusD family nutrient uptake outer membrane protein, translating into MKKKILYLFSVAVMANYSCQKSLLSPTSETQVSNQDGQPFATADRILAQVRGLYSTAKAGNFYGSRYMIYNEVRGENWLNRTGNGVTALQTWNFSVNSGNQEVTGFWGAAYNTINYCNLFIEGMTQYGNAVVGSTTGNQYIGEARFVRALSYYSLLQLYARPYVDGNGSKPAVPLRLKGASSFGNYDLAKSSTAQVYAQIIADLDAAETALPASYADAATTTTRAHKNTVIAFKTRVYLSMQQYDKVISEANKIVPATGPTFAASANYANAMQPDPATPFTNYITPESIFSFPFQGSTEVPGGQSQLGSYFNQAGSGEFYLNPAGIVANTDWKATDKRRILVGTGTRGFTKKYATPSPYTDWAPVMRWPEVLLNLAEAKARVWRRYSCARCTGFSTA; encoded by the coding sequence ATGAAAAAGAAGATATTATACTTGTTTAGTGTTGCTGTAATGGCAAACTATTCATGCCAAAAATCATTGCTCAGCCCAACATCTGAAACACAAGTTTCTAACCAGGACGGGCAGCCATTTGCCACTGCCGATCGTATATTGGCACAGGTTAGGGGCTTATACTCTACTGCTAAAGCAGGTAACTTTTATGGAAGCCGCTACATGATATACAATGAGGTTAGAGGCGAAAACTGGCTAAACCGTACCGGTAACGGTGTTACAGCACTGCAAACCTGGAACTTTTCGGTAAATAGCGGAAACCAGGAAGTAACCGGTTTTTGGGGTGCCGCTTACAACACTATTAACTATTGCAACTTGTTTATTGAGGGTATGACTCAGTACGGCAATGCTGTGGTAGGATCTACTACAGGTAACCAATATATTGGTGAAGCCCGGTTTGTTAGGGCACTTTCTTATTATAGCTTATTGCAGTTATATGCACGCCCTTATGTTGACGGTAATGGCAGTAAACCTGCTGTGCCATTGCGTTTAAAAGGTGCTTCGAGCTTTGGAAATTATGATTTGGCTAAAAGCAGTACAGCACAGGTTTATGCACAAATTATAGCTGATCTGGACGCAGCAGAAACAGCTTTGCCGGCATCTTATGCTGATGCTGCTACCACTACCACCCGTGCGCATAAGAACACCGTTATTGCATTTAAAACACGGGTATATTTAAGTATGCAACAGTATGATAAGGTTATAAGTGAGGCTAATAAAATTGTACCTGCAACAGGGCCAACATTTGCAGCAAGTGCTAATTATGCAAATGCTATGCAACCAGACCCAGCTACACCATTTACCAACTACATTACCCCTGAGTCGATATTTTCGTTCCCTTTCCAGGGTAGTACTGAGGTGCCGGGTGGTCAAAGCCAGTTAGGTTCTTACTTTAACCAGGCTGGTTCGGGCGAGTTTTATTTAAACCCGGCAGGTATAGTTGCCAATACCGATTGGAAAGCTACCGATAAACGCCGCATATTGGTGGGCACCGGAACCCGTGGTTTTACAAAAAAATATGCTACACCCTCTCCTTATACCGATTGGGCACCTGTTATGAGATGGCCCGAAGTATTGCTAAACCTGGCCGAAGCAAAAGCAAGGGTGTGGCGCCGCTACAGCTGTGCCCGATGTACAGGCTTTAGCACTGCTTAA
- a CDS encoding SusC/RagA family TonB-linked outer membrane protein, translated as MKKILQKFLWGLLFFIGTQAYAQTRTVTGAVTSKSDGQPLPGVSVVVQGTKTGTQTGPDGAYSIKVGTGQSLIFSFIGFDTQTLPANSDKINVIMAGAASALNEVVVTGYGSAQTKRDNTGSIATVGGKQFSEVPVQSFDQALGGRAAGVQITIPNGVLNSPPVFRIRGTNSVSLSSQPLIVVDGVPVFTGDNAASNASSNALSNINPEDIDKIEIAKDASATAIYGSRAANGVVFVTTKKGIKGKAIFTLDSYMGWSNVYRLPTMMDAFQYTDLKNEALRNVGSYNDSDPTRTFNYFRLTNGPDGQPINTRWLDYVYRTGETYATTMSVQGGSDVTNYYFSANYNKSTGIVNKNDYKRKGMLFNVDHKVSKIISVGGKISYSNEYNAAAQNTGSGGSSFATAGLGRIGLVNAPNVSPYNNDGTYNINAGVVGSMNNVIGQSTNTRNVSTVSYYNFLPILDLDRSSTEVNHVVANAYLQVKPLPWISLKTLYGIDYLNNDNDTFQNPLSGDGYAGPGVNGGAASGIYRKDKRWVWTNTADFNRTFAGKHNIGILLGNEQQGTLTRGYGISRTTLTDVAFDVVQAGFVNNNATTMNYGDNYLVSFFGRLTYDFDKKYFLSATLRSDEYSAFGSDKKRGYFPGFGLKWDISQESFWTAIKADKIFSSFQVKGSYGKVGNNNGLGNYASYGFYGTGLYNGAGTLTPSQTGNNLLGWEASKKTDVGLAFGVLGDRITAEIDYYKNSIDDLIFFPATAPSAGLPTSPAVNIGKMYNQGLEITLNADAVRTTDFTWSPSFNIAFNRNKLTELYNGLTSVTTANSLETVSINQVGTSLGDLWAVRTNGVDPATGRRIFLNGAGREVFFNFANPSASRYQYADGTNAPAIAAATDAVNYGNSSPKAIGGFNNTFRYKNIDLSFLFTFQAGFYVYYGTQAGLRDQRYWNNETTILTRWTTPGQITDVPRVVYGDNVSNGSSFPITSNIYKGDFIKLRNINLGYNLPKSIATKLGLTNIRIYGTAQNLFVLTDYPGPDPEVSTASGSSTTANSVQGVDRNQVGNARTFTTGIQVKF; from the coding sequence ATGAAAAAAATTCTACAAAAATTTTTGTGGGGTTTGCTATTTTTCATAGGTACCCAAGCCTATGCGCAAACCCGTACGGTAACCGGAGCGGTTACAAGCAAGAGTGACGGACAGCCGCTACCCGGCGTAAGCGTTGTTGTTCAAGGAACAAAAACCGGCACCCAAACCGGCCCCGATGGTGCTTACTCCATCAAAGTTGGAACAGGTCAATCATTGATTTTCAGCTTTATCGGTTTCGATACACAAACTCTTCCGGCAAACAGCGATAAAATAAATGTTATTATGGCAGGAGCAGCAAGTGCGCTTAACGAGGTAGTAGTTACCGGTTACGGCTCGGCACAAACCAAGCGCGATAACACCGGTAGTATTGCTACGGTGGGCGGTAAGCAATTTTCAGAGGTTCCAGTGCAATCATTTGATCAGGCATTAGGCGGCCGCGCTGCAGGTGTTCAAATTACTATTCCTAACGGTGTATTAAATAGCCCTCCTGTTTTCCGTATTCGCGGTACCAACTCCGTATCGTTAAGTTCACAGCCATTGATCGTGGTTGATGGTGTTCCGGTATTTACCGGTGATAATGCGGCATCAAATGCTTCATCAAATGCTTTAAGTAACATTAACCCTGAGGATATAGACAAGATTGAGATTGCAAAAGATGCTTCGGCCACAGCTATTTATGGTAGCCGTGCTGCTAATGGTGTTGTATTTGTAACCACCAAAAAAGGTATCAAAGGCAAGGCTATATTTACGCTCGACAGCTATATGGGCTGGAGCAATGTTTACAGGCTGCCAACAATGATGGATGCATTTCAATATACCGATCTTAAAAATGAAGCTTTAAGAAACGTAGGTTCATACAATGACTCTGATCCGACAAGAACATTTAACTATTTCAGGTTAACTAATGGCCCCGATGGTCAGCCAATTAATACCCGCTGGCTTGATTATGTATACCGCACCGGTGAAACTTATGCTACAACCATGAGCGTTCAGGGCGGGTCTGATGTCACCAACTATTATTTCTCTGCCAACTACAATAAATCAACCGGTATAGTTAATAAAAACGACTATAAACGCAAGGGTATGTTGTTTAACGTTGATCATAAAGTAAGCAAAATAATTAGTGTGGGTGGTAAAATATCTTACAGCAATGAGTATAATGCTGCTGCACAAAATACAGGTTCTGGAGGCTCGTCATTTGCAACAGCAGGTTTAGGTCGTATTGGTTTGGTAAACGCGCCTAACGTTTCTCCTTATAACAATGATGGTACTTATAATATTAATGCAGGCGTAGTGGGTTCAATGAACAACGTTATTGGTCAAAGCACTAATACACGTAACGTATCAACTGTAAGTTATTACAACTTCCTTCCTATTCTTGATCTTGATCGCTCATCTACTGAAGTGAACCACGTTGTAGCCAACGCATATTTGCAAGTTAAACCTTTGCCATGGATCTCTTTGAAAACATTATATGGTATCGATTACCTGAATAATGATAATGATACATTTCAAAATCCTTTGAGTGGTGACGGCTATGCTGGCCCAGGTGTTAACGGTGGTGCTGCGTCGGGCATTTACCGGAAAGACAAACGATGGGTGTGGACAAATACTGCCGACTTTAATAGAACGTTTGCAGGCAAACATAATATAGGGATTTTATTGGGTAACGAGCAGCAGGGAACCCTTACAAGGGGATACGGTATATCGCGTACCACACTAACTGACGTTGCTTTTGACGTTGTACAGGCGGGTTTTGTTAATAATAATGCAACCACCATGAACTATGGCGACAACTACCTGGTATCATTCTTTGGTCGTTTAACTTACGATTTTGACAAAAAATACTTTTTAAGTGCCACTTTACGTAGCGATGAATACTCAGCTTTTGGTAGCGACAAAAAGCGCGGATACTTTCCGGGTTTTGGTTTAAAATGGGATATCTCTCAGGAGAGCTTCTGGACAGCTATTAAAGCCGATAAAATTTTCAGCAGCTTTCAAGTTAAAGGTAGCTACGGTAAGGTGGGTAACAACAATGGCTTAGGTAACTATGCATCTTACGGCTTTTACGGTACAGGATTATATAATGGCGCCGGCACCCTAACCCCAAGCCAAACCGGTAACAATTTGTTAGGATGGGAAGCCAGTAAGAAAACTGATGTTGGTTTAGCATTTGGTGTGCTGGGCGACAGAATTACTGCTGAGATTGATTATTATAAAAATAGTATAGATGATCTGATCTTCTTCCCTGCAACTGCTCCATCGGCAGGTTTACCAACCTCGCCGGCTGTAAATATTGGCAAAATGTACAACCAGGGTTTAGAAATTACCTTAAATGCTGATGCTGTTCGCACTACCGATTTTACTTGGTCGCCTTCATTCAACATCGCATTCAACAGAAATAAACTTACTGAACTTTACAACGGTTTAACTTCGGTTACAACTGCAAATAGTTTAGAAACTGTAAGTATTAACCAGGTTGGAACATCATTGGGTGATTTGTGGGCTGTTCGTACTAACGGTGTTGATCCGGCTACTGGTCGTCGTATTTTTTTAAACGGTGCTGGTCGCGAAGTGTTTTTCAATTTTGCTAACCCAAGTGCAAGCCGCTATCAATATGCCGACGGTACAAATGCACCGGCCATTGCTGCTGCTACTGATGCTGTTAATTATGGCAACTCAAGCCCTAAAGCAATAGGTGGTTTTAATAACACATTCCGTTATAAAAACATTGATCTTAGTTTCTTATTTACATTTCAGGCCGGATTTTATGTGTATTATGGAACACAGGCAGGCTTGCGCGATCAGCGTTATTGGAACAATGAAACGACTATCCTAACCAGATGGACCACTCCGGGACAAATTACTGATGTTCCACGTGTTGTTTATGGTGATAACGTGTCAAATGGTTCATCATTCCCAATCACGTCAAATATTTACAAAGGCGATTTTATAAAACTGCGCAATATTAATTTAGGTTATAATTTACCTAAATCAATTGCTACAAAGCTTGGTTTAACCAACATTCGTATTTATGGTACTGCACAAAACCTGTTTGTCCTAACTGATTATCCTGGCCCTGACCCCGAGGTCTCTACTGCATCTGGGTCATCTACAACTGCCAATTCGGTACAAGGTGTAGATCGTAACCAGGTTGGTAATGCTCGTACATTTACTACTGGTATACAGGTTAAGTTTTAA
- a CDS encoding sensor histidine kinase yields the protein MKRERGYFQNSFWYHNKRNSIVGIGVGIIIVIIKSTFNNHLLPLQRAVFTVMFSVLITLSITNSVLFYARFLKPQKLSVWKFILVYYICNLLGMFIGVELSYLIISLIFQTSYIPLSHVGEYKFTFIIVLIVGTVIYVYNAQKEGMKARLRQKELDLTKMMQLKTQAELQTLQSKINPHFLYNSLNSIASLIHEDADKAEDMTLKLSKLFRYSINSQQENMASVKDEMEIVNTYLDIEKVRFGDRLKFNTYIDPALAGKHIPRFLIQPLVENALKHGLNNTAQNGILAITLKQEDGRIIIEVEDNGAPFPTELNMGYGLQSTYDKLKLLYADDYEMQLINTPRKYICINLPLHSNL from the coding sequence ATGAAACGCGAACGCGGTTACTTTCAAAACTCATTTTGGTACCACAATAAACGCAATAGCATTGTGGGCATTGGAGTGGGCATAATAATCGTAATTATTAAAAGCACATTTAATAACCACTTACTCCCTTTACAAAGGGCAGTATTTACGGTAATGTTCAGTGTATTAATTACCCTCAGTATTACTAACAGCGTGCTGTTTTACGCGCGGTTTTTAAAACCTCAAAAGTTAAGCGTGTGGAAATTTATATTGGTATATTACATATGTAACCTACTGGGTATGTTTATAGGGGTCGAATTATCTTACCTCATCATCTCGCTCATATTCCAAACAAGTTACATTCCTTTAAGCCATGTGGGTGAGTATAAATTTACATTTATAATTGTGCTTATTGTGGGTACTGTTATATATGTGTACAATGCTCAAAAAGAAGGCATGAAAGCCCGTCTCAGACAAAAAGAACTGGATTTAACCAAGATGATGCAGCTTAAAACCCAGGCAGAGCTGCAAACGCTGCAATCTAAAATAAACCCACACTTTTTATACAACTCGCTTAACTCCATTGCCAGCCTTATACACGAGGATGCCGATAAAGCCGAGGACATGACCCTTAAGCTATCAAAGCTATTCCGTTACAGTATAAACTCGCAGCAGGAAAACATGGCCAGCGTAAAAGATGAGATGGAAATCGTAAATACCTACCTCGATATTGAAAAAGTGAGGTTTGGCGATCGGTTAAAGTTTAATACCTATATTGATCCTGCACTGGCCGGCAAACACATCCCACGCTTTTTAATACAACCTTTGGTAGAGAACGCACTGAAACACGGCCTTAACAATACTGCCCAAAACGGCATACTCGCTATTACACTTAAGCAAGAGGACGGCCGCATTATTATTGAGGTAGAAGACAATGGCGCCCCCTTCCCCACGGAGCTGAATATGGGCTATGGCTTGCAAAGCACTTATGATAAATTAAAACTGCTATATGCCGATGATTACGAGATGCAGTTAATTAACACGCCTCGCAAATACATATGCATCAACCTTCCTTTACACTCCAATTTATAA
- a CDS encoding LytR/AlgR family response regulator transcription factor → MYTYKTIIIDDEQLARQRLKRLLKPFDEFDIISEAVNGEDGLEKIEELKPDLVFLDIEMPLLNGFEMLARLKHQPKVVFTTAYDQYAIKAFEEDSIDYLLKPIEADRLEKTVKKLQKSMQQPAPLLPVEALMKQLMVKKDIKTLTVKIGDKILLIKLNDIVYIEAEDKYVFLHTADGKKHLTDFTITSLEEKLPDHFTRIHRSSIINTEFIKEIRRGFNGALVFVMNNANGSKLTSSRSNGEMLREKFDI, encoded by the coding sequence ATGTACACCTACAAAACCATAATTATAGATGATGAGCAACTGGCCCGGCAACGCCTTAAACGCCTGCTTAAACCCTTTGATGAATTTGACATTATAAGCGAAGCCGTGAATGGAGAAGATGGCCTTGAAAAAATTGAAGAACTAAAACCCGACCTTGTTTTTTTAGATATTGAAATGCCCCTGCTTAACGGCTTTGAAATGCTTGCCCGGCTCAAACATCAACCCAAAGTGGTATTTACCACGGCTTATGACCAGTATGCCATTAAGGCTTTTGAAGAAGACTCGATAGATTACCTGCTTAAACCCATTGAGGCCGACCGGTTGGAGAAAACGGTAAAAAAATTACAAAAAAGCATGCAACAGCCTGCACCCCTATTACCTGTTGAAGCCCTGATGAAGCAATTAATGGTAAAAAAAGATATTAAAACCCTTACTGTAAAAATTGGCGACAAAATATTGCTTATTAAGCTTAATGATATTGTTTACATAGAAGCCGAAGACAAATATGTTTTTTTGCACACTGCCGATGGTAAAAAGCACCTAACCGATTTTACCATAACCTCGTTAGAAGAAAAACTGCCCGACCATTTTACACGCATACACCGCAGCAGCATTATTAACACCGAGTTTATTAAAGAAATACGCCGCGGATTTAACGGCGCACTGGTTTTTGTGATGAACAACGCTAACGGCAGCAAACTCACTTCAAGCCGCTCAAACGGAGAAATGCTGCGCGAAAAATTTGATATTTAA